In Streptomyces sp. NBC_00306, a single genomic region encodes these proteins:
- a CDS encoding helix-turn-helix domain-containing protein, whose product MAGPRRDTRGIVEARELFSRVRFRRREPAPALRPYLEHYWLIDWDLPEPYASHVVPHPCVNIVFQRYGGEPPWGEVAGIGLELFTQKLEGEGRVCGVQFRPGGYRPFTPERPVADWTGRRVPIADALPGTDPVTAPAAICGPDDEDDRVAALDAFLLGLAPEPDPQSLRAMELVDRVRSDRTIRRVAQLAEVEGLSARSLQRLFAAYVGVGPKWVILRYRIHEALERAESSEDPQTAPDWAALAAELGYSDQAHLVRDFTATVGVPPTAYARPPGF is encoded by the coding sequence ATGGCAGGTCCGCGCCGCGACACCCGCGGCATCGTCGAAGCCCGCGAGCTGTTCAGCCGTGTCCGTTTCCGACGCCGCGAGCCCGCGCCGGCGCTGCGTCCGTACCTCGAGCACTACTGGCTCATCGACTGGGATCTGCCGGAGCCGTATGCCTCGCACGTCGTTCCCCACCCCTGCGTCAACATCGTGTTCCAGCGGTACGGCGGCGAGCCGCCCTGGGGCGAGGTGGCCGGCATCGGCCTGGAGCTGTTCACACAGAAGCTGGAGGGCGAGGGCCGGGTGTGCGGGGTGCAGTTCCGGCCGGGCGGCTACCGGCCGTTCACTCCCGAGCGGCCGGTAGCGGACTGGACGGGGCGCCGGGTGCCGATCGCGGACGCCCTGCCGGGCACCGACCCCGTGACTGCTCCGGCAGCGATCTGCGGCCCCGACGACGAGGATGACCGGGTCGCCGCTCTCGACGCGTTCCTCCTCGGCCTCGCCCCCGAGCCCGACCCCCAGTCACTGCGCGCCATGGAACTGGTGGACCGGGTGCGCAGCGACCGTACGATCCGCCGGGTCGCACAACTGGCAGAGGTGGAAGGGCTGTCGGCCCGGTCGCTGCAACGGCTGTTCGCCGCGTACGTCGGGGTGGGGCCGAAGTGGGTGATCCTGCGCTACCGCATCCATGAGGCTCTGGAGCGCGCCGAGTCGAGCGAGGATCCGCAGACCGCACCGGACTGGGCGGCGCTGGCGGCCGAGCTCGGTTACAGCGATCAGGCCCATCTCGTACGGGACTTCACGGCGACGGTGGGCGTACCGCCGACGGCGTATGCCCGTCCGCCCGGTTTCTGA
- a CDS encoding TIGR03086 family metal-binding protein, whose protein sequence is MTNTISDLLEAAAECAVPVVRGITDDRLDDPTPCAEYDVRALIDHLTQVVINFQALAAKKDADFGVEARFVDGGGDWRERFAEETATLVGAWAAPGAEEGTTGTFGLPARTVGHMVLGDLTVHAWDLARATGQEFTPPAAVVAELGPALDRMAPMAREGGVFGEPVALGEGASAFERVLGVTGRDPGWVRG, encoded by the coding sequence ATGACGAACACCATCAGTGATCTTCTCGAAGCGGCGGCGGAGTGTGCTGTTCCGGTGGTGCGCGGCATCACCGACGACCGGCTGGACGATCCGACGCCGTGTGCGGAGTACGACGTACGGGCGCTGATCGACCACCTCACTCAGGTGGTGATCAACTTCCAGGCGTTGGCGGCGAAGAAGGACGCGGACTTCGGCGTGGAGGCGCGCTTCGTCGACGGCGGCGGGGACTGGCGCGAGCGGTTCGCCGAGGAAACGGCGACGCTGGTCGGCGCGTGGGCGGCGCCGGGCGCGGAGGAGGGCACCACGGGCACGTTCGGCCTGCCGGCCAGGACGGTGGGGCACATGGTGCTGGGCGATCTGACCGTGCACGCGTGGGATCTGGCGAGGGCGACGGGTCAGGAGTTCACGCCGCCCGCGGCGGTGGTGGCGGAGCTCGGTCCCGCGCTGGACCGGATGGCCCCGATGGCCCGCGAGGGTGGCGTGTTCGGGGAGCCGGTGGCGTTGGGGGAGGGGGCGTCCGCGTTCGAGAGGGTGCTGGGGGTGACGGGGCGGGATCCGGGGTGGGTACGGGGGTAG
- a CDS encoding dihydrofolate reductase family protein yields the protein MGKVVMYASVSVDGFVADENDQPGPLFDWLSSGDVPLDESGALKVSQTSYDYTRPYWDQIGVTIAGRHVFDLTDGWDGKPPSGIDHVVVVTHRPQPEGWDPEAPFHFVDGVEAAVAKAQELAGDRTVEVAAGDVGGQVLAAGLVDEVRMDVVPVVFGSGKRYFGSVDAQHLLEDPDVVIQGNRVLHLRYRVRR from the coding sequence GTGGGCAAGGTGGTCATGTACGCCTCGGTGTCGGTGGACGGCTTCGTCGCGGACGAGAACGACCAGCCCGGACCGCTGTTCGACTGGTTGTCCAGCGGTGACGTCCCGTTGGACGAGAGCGGCGCGTTGAAGGTGTCACAGACGTCCTACGACTACACCCGGCCGTACTGGGACCAGATCGGGGTGACCATCGCAGGACGCCACGTCTTCGACCTGACGGACGGCTGGGACGGGAAGCCTCCGAGCGGGATCGATCACGTGGTTGTCGTGACGCACCGGCCGCAGCCCGAGGGCTGGGACCCCGAGGCGCCGTTTCACTTCGTCGACGGCGTCGAGGCAGCCGTGGCCAAGGCACAGGAGCTTGCGGGCGACCGCACGGTCGAGGTCGCCGCCGGCGATGTCGGTGGCCAGGTGCTTGCCGCGGGCCTGGTCGACGAGGTGCGCATGGACGTCGTACCCGTCGTGTTCGGGTCCGGCAAGCGCTACTTCGGGTCGGTCGACGCGCAGCACCTGTTGGAGGATCCTGACGTGGTGATTCAGGGCAACCGGGTGCTTCACCTGCGCTATCGCGTGCGCCGTTGA